CAACAAGCACAGCGTCGACCGGCCAAAAACGCTGGTGGCGGCGCATGCAGCCGACACGGGACGGCAGGTCGGGCACGCGCAGGCCTTGACGGCGGCACACGGCGCCGATACGGCGCGGCAGGTGGCGAGCAGGTCGACGACAGGGGCGGCGACATGAGCGTGATCAGGCAGGAACAGCACAAGACCGAGCTGAACATTTTCCAGTGCCGGAACGAAGGAGGTCTGCAAGCCATGCGCGATTGGCTGTACGCGCGGCAGGCTCGCATCAATACGGAGTGGGTCGGCATGGTCGGCGACGATTTGATCCGAGAACAAGGCGAGGCGCGCGTCGTGGCCCGGCTGATAAAGTTGATCGACGACGGCCCCGCCATCAAACAACTACAAGGAGCATGACATGGCAACCGAGAACGATGATTTTGACGCCGCATTTGCGGAGGTCGTGGCGGCAATGGATGCAGCCCCCGCGCCGGCACCATCACCTGAGCCCGCGCCGGCACCTGAGCCCGCGCCGATCGAAACACCGGCACCAGTCGAAGCGCCGGCACCGGAGGCCGCCCCTGAGCTGGTCGAAACGCCGGCGTCAGTAACACCCCCGCCGCCGGTACCTGCCCCCGCACCCGACCGGCACAAGCAGAAACGCCGGAAGCGGGGGCGGGGCGCGGGAAGACACGGAGAGCATCACGCCCTACGCGCCGACCAGGGACTGAAGTCGCGGACCTGGAGCAGTTCAGGAAGGAGTTCCCGAGCGAGGCCAGGCCGTCGACGCCCGCCTCAAATTCGATCGACCGCGACATAAACGCCGGCGCAGTCTAAGGCCGTGCAGAAGTTCGCCGAGCAGATGGAAGCCCGGCTGGCGCCAGTCGAGAACACAGTGACGACATCAGCCAGCCAGGCCCACGTCGCCGCCCTGCACGCCGCGCACGGCGAGCTACGACCGTGATCGCGAAGGTGCCCGCGTGGATCAAGACGCTGCCGGCGTACGCGCAGCCTGGCGCGCAGGCGGTGTACGACCGCGGTACGACGCAGGACGTGATTGCACTGGTGAACGATTACAAGCGGTCGGCGGGCATCACTACCCCGGCGGCACCGGCGCCAACGCCCGTTCCGAAGCCGCCTCCTGCTGGAGCCGAAGACCTGACGCCGGTCGGCTCGCGGCGCGTCGCCGTGACGCCGAGGCTTCCGGACCCCAATGACTTCGCGGGGGCTTTCGCCGGGGCCGTGGCGGCCATGAAGTAACCCTGCACAAAAAGGTAAAGGTGGAATACTGGTTATATGAATGATCAGACCCTAACCTAACGCAGGAGATCTCCCGTGGCGCTTACCATCCCTTGACCGGAAAAGACATTACCGCAGCGACTCGTTGACCCCGAGGTAAAACGGCTTCTGCGCCAAGTGCTCGCCGGCACCGATGCAACTCGAAGCTGGGTCATCACTTCGGTACCGGCACCGTGTATCGATCCAGTGTCACAAAGACAACGGACTCATTACCACCACGATCCTCATCGATCTCACGGGCACGGCGTCATCCACTACTGACCTCGACATCATCAGCGTCGGCACCAGTCCGGCGCACATCAGTCAGGTCTCCGTCGCCCCCAGCGGCACGCTACTCAGCGGCAGAATGACCTGCCTTGAAGTCCCCGCCGGCGGCGTCGCCGACATCGACCTGTATTCCGCCACCGAAGGCACCGGCGTGTTCGACGGCGGCGTCACCGCCCTCACCGAGACCGCGCTGATCACTGCTGGCGGCAACTGGACTCTGGCTTTGGTTAAGGCGATTGCTCAGCCGGCCGCGACGAGCCAGTATCTGTACTGACCGGCGGCGCCCGCCAGCTTTTACCGCCACGTACACAGCCGGCAAGTTCCTGATCGAGCTGCAAGGATACGACGCCTAAGACCGACCGCATCATGCCGATTCCATAGGTGAGCCGGCAGAGGACGCTAACAACACCCAAACTCACCGAAAGGAAACACCATGACCACCGCTCTCTGACGTCCGGCGACATCTCCAATCGCACGGCAGCGTATGCCATTGCCCCCCCCTCCTGAGGCGCCACGACGCCGACATGGTTCTGGAGAAGTTCGGCCAGACGTTCGTGATGCCTACCAATTCGACGAACGTCGCCAAGTTCCGGCGCTACGAAGCCCTGCCGTTGGCTACCACGGCCCGCTCGTCGAAAGGCGTGACGCCCAGCGGCACCAAGCCGACCATCACTGACTACGGCCACGCTGGAGGAATTCGGCGACTTCATCCCGTATTCGGCTTCATGCAGGACACCCACGAAGATCCGCTGCTCAAGGTTTTCGTCGCTGTGCATGCAGCAGGCGGCTGGACAGTCGAGACGCTGCGCTGGAACAAGATCAAGGCCGGCACGCAGGTCGGCTACGCCAACGGCGGCATCACGACCGTCAATACGCCGATCACCCTGGCTGCGCAGCGCACGGCGACCGCCGCCCTGCTGCGCCAGCGGCAAATACATCAACGAGGTCGTGTCGTCCAGCCCGGACTTCCGCACGGAACCCGTCGAGGCCGGCTTCGTCGCCATCCATCACCCCGACGTGACCAACGACATCCGCAACATGCAGGGCTACATCCCGGCCAAGCAGTACGCCCGGGCAGACCAAGCTGTTCCCTGGCGAGCACGGCCCCGTCGAGGACGTGCGGTACTGCCGCAGCGTGTTGTTCTGCCGTACCTCGGCGCGACCGGCGTGTACGGCGGCGCCTCGACCACGATGCGCAACACCGGCGGCTTCGCCGACGTGTATCCGGTCATCTACATGGGCAAGGACTTCTATGGCATCGTGCCGCTGAAGGGGTCGAACGCCATGTCGCTGATCGCCCACAACCCTGGCTCGTCCGGCACCGCCGACCCGCTGAACCAGCGCGGCACGCTGGGTTGGAAGTGCGCACAAACATCGTTGATTTTGAACGATTTGTGGGGGTATCGTCTTATGGTGGCCGTCACGCTGTAATCCACCCTGCACGGGGCTTCGGCCCCGGCGTCGAACCAACTTTTAGGAGATTCACATGGCCACACCCACCAATCTGTCCAACATCAACGGCGGCCCCGTCCAGCGCACGCAGGGTTCGATCAGCGGCACCTACACGGCGGCTTCCGACGTGTCCACCACGAACAACGCCTCAATCGCCGCCGGCGTGATGACGCTGACGCTGGGCTTCGTCCCGACGTACTTCAAGATCACCAACATCACCGACCGCATCACCCAGGAGTGGTACAAGGGCATGAACTCCGGCGACTACCTCGAAACCGTCGCCGCCGGAACTCGCACCCTTGAGACCGACGACAAGATCGTCGTCGCTACCCGCACCGGCGCCGGTGGCTCTGTCAGCCAGTCCGGCGGCTCGGCCGACACGTCGCCGAGCGGCGTCGTGACCGTCACGTTTGACTCCGGCATCTGCACGGACAACGATACGGTAGTGTGGTTGGCCGAAGGCTAAACCATGTCCGATACCTACCGCGTCTCGATCGAACGTCTGGAGAACGGGTTTGAAGTAACCGTGCCAGACGTTCCCCGCGATCGAGGCGGCGAAAAAGGCGGCGAAGAAGAGTAGTGGTAAGGGCGGCGCAGAGCTGTGCAGCCCCCTACACCGGCAATATGACCAAGAGCTACGCGGCGGCGACGGTGCCGGACGTGATCAAGATCATCGAGGCTGCGCTCAAGAGCGTCCCGCAGCAAGAGTTTGAAAGTGCGTTTGCCGAGGCCTCACGCATGGCGAACGAAGAAGATTGACTCCACACACCTAAAAACAGGAGCCTGAATCATGAGCAAACTGAACGACAAATTCACCGGTGCGCCGGAAGCCGACGAGACTGAAGCCCAGCGCGTCGCCCGCCTCCGCATCAAAGCCGAAACGCAGGCCGCGCAGGAGTTCGACGAGGACGCCGTCTACGCCAAGTTCCTCGCCGAGGCCCGCGACAAGCGTATGAAGGTGCTGTCTGGCGACGACGTCGAGTTGCCCACCGACACGCGCGGTTTCCCGCTGGATTACGACAAGATTGAGATCTTCCGCGGCCAGAACAAGCAGGACCTGCCCTACGTGCCGCTGTCGTTGGGGGCCTGTATCAAAAGTCCTCGCGGCAGGGAAGTGATTGTCCCGCACGCCTTCGTGGAAGACTGCCTGGCGTTATGTGTCGAAGATATAACGATCCAGAGCCAGGGCGGGTACGTCACGCGACCAGTACAGCGCTTCCCATATTCCGTCAAGGGCAAGGCTACGCCGGAAGAGTACAAGGCGTTCCAGGAGCGCGAGAAGGATCAGGCGTTGCGCGAGACCGCTCTGGCGGCGTAAGGAGCTGTTATGACGCTTGAGGATATGCTGGCGTACTGTGCGTCGGAAGTCCTCGACGACCGTACGGAACTCGTGGAAGGCGACAACGACGACTTGTGGTCGGATGCGTTTTTGTGTCGCCAGTTCAACGAAGCCGCCAGAATCCTCGCAAGACGCGCGTGGGCAATCGTCGAGTACGGCGTCGCGCCGGCCGGCATCATAACGCTGCGCACCGGCGTGTCGTTGTACCATCTCCATCCCAGTGTTCTAAGAGTTTTCGACAGCACGCCGGCAAACCAGACCGCCGTTCTTGGCCGCACGGAAGACGCGCAGCTTCGCGACACGAGCCTGGGAACCCCATACCCCGGTGACGTGTTCAACGCCGTCGAGTACGGCATGGCAGCCAGCTTGGCCGGCGGCTTCGCCACGCTGTC
Above is a genomic segment from Hyphomicrobiales bacterium containing:
- a CDS encoding N4-gp56 family major capsid protein, with translation MSSSPDFRTEPVEAGFVAIHHPDVTNDIRNMQGYIPAKQYARADQAVPWRARPRRGRAVLPQRVVLPYLGATGVYGGASTTMRNTGGFADVYPVIYMGKDFYGIVPLKGSNAMSLIAHNPGSSGTADPLNQRGTLGWKCAQTSLILNDLWGYRLMVAVTL